One region of Papaver somniferum cultivar HN1 unplaced genomic scaffold, ASM357369v1 unplaced-scaffold_131, whole genome shotgun sequence genomic DNA includes:
- the LOC113332506 gene encoding probable leucine-rich repeat receptor-like protein kinase At1g35710 isoform X1 — MNLFSIFHNHISGPIPTSISNLSNLQTLYLDRNRFSGTIPQDIGKLRSLIDLAFSKNNLTGLIPTSICNMSNLNYLYLFGNQLSGQIPQEIGRMASLTDLELAANNLNGPIPTSISNLSNLDTLYLFGNKLSGNVPVDIGRLVSLIDVQLSVNNLIGPVLVALCNLTNLRYLGVFINHFSGTIPQDIGRLQYLTELDLGTNSFHGPIPVSLCNLSNLNILRLFQNELSGPIPQEIGKLVSLTNLELSTTNLTGPIPPSLCNISSLNTLFLFENQLSGTIPNEIGKLSSLTDIELSINNLSGPIPYSLCNLTNLKILYLNQNQLSGVIPRDIGRLSSLISVALHTNNLVSTIPTFLCNSTVGTLPTLQSISLFHNQLTGPIPKQLGECSNLLYLDLRRNSLNGSIPLTIGSLISLQMRLDLSQNELSGEIPSDFGKLNKLEILNLSHNKLSGSIPSSFVEMVSLNSVDVSFNQLSGPIPNIKAFENAPFDALRNNSGLCGNHSGGFKPCGSLVMNGRKKVKPRLVIILVSLFGSLFLSLTFLAIFFRLRKRQVGNIEQADQLTDTNTRRNIFSVQNYDGKLVFEEIIEATENFDTNYCIGAGGYGSVYKAELSTGQVVAVKKLHSSDEGSEVIGLKSFESEVQALTEIRHKNIVKLFGFCSSVERNISFLIYEFVERGSLKKILCDGEQAVEFDWIKRLIFIKGAADALSYMHHDCIPAIVHRDISSNNVLLDLEYEARVSDFGTARILKPDSSNWTSLAGTYGYVAPELAYTMKVTEKCDVYSFGVLVLEVLHGRHPTETIALLSPALLPSLSSSSSSSNIPGENTMLKDILDQCVGAPTNVMKKEIMHFMKVGLSCLRGDPRTRPTMQQVSIELSLSAHSRPSFGKPFETITLGDLLMGDS, encoded by the exons ATGAATTTGTTTAGTATTTTTCACAATCACATTAGTGGTCCTATCCCTACTTCTATATCTAACCTGAGCAACTTACAAACTTTATACCTTGACCGGAACCGATTTTCTGGTACCATACCTCAAGATATCGGAAAGTTGAGGTCTCTCATTGACTTAGCATTTTCCAAAAACAATCTCACTGGTTTGATTCCCACATCTATATGTAACATGAGCAATCTAAACTACCTGTATCTTTTTGGAAATCAACTGTCTGGTCAGATTCCTCAAGAAATTGGAAGGATGGCATCTCTTACGGACTTGGAATTGGCCGCAAACAATCTTAATGGTCCAATTCCCACTTCTATAAGTAACCTTAGCAACCTAGATACTCTATatctttttggaaataaattatcCGGTAATGTTCCAGTAGATATTGGAAGGCTAGTATCTCTTATTGACGTTCAATTGTCCGTAAACAATCTCATTGGTCCAGTTCTTGTTGCCTTGTGCAATTTGACTAATCTAAGATATCTAGGTGTTTTTATAAATCATTTCTCTGGCACCATTCCCCAAGATATCGGAAGGCTACAATATCTTACTGAATTAGATTTAGGAACAAACAGTTTCCATGGTCCAATCCCCGTTTCTTTATGCAATTTGAGCAACTTAAACATTCTGCGCCTTTTTCAAAACGAACTCTCTGGTCCAATTCCTCAAGAAATTGGAAAGCTTGTATCTTTAACCAACTTAGAATTGTCCACCACCAATTTAACCGGTCCAATCCCTCCTTCTTTATGTAATATCAGCAGCCTAAACACATTATTCCTTTTTGAAAATCAACTTTCTGGAACCATTCCTAATGAAATCGGAAAACTAAGTTCTCTTACTGATATTGAGTTGTCGATAAATAATCTTAGTGGTCCAATCCCTTATTCTCTATGCAATCTTACCAACCTAAAAATTTTGTACCTTAACCAAAATCAACTCTCTGGTGTCATTCCTCGTGATATTGGAAGGCTTAGCTCTCTTATCAGTGTTGCTCTGCATACAAACAACCTCGTAAGTACGATCCCTACTTTTTTATGTAACTCGACAGTTGGAACGTTACCCACCTTGCAATCAATCTCTCTATTTCATAATCAACTTACCGGGCCAATACCTAAACAACTTGGAGAATGTTCAAATTTGCTCTACTTGGATTTGAGGAGAAACAGTTTAAATGGAAGCATTCCACTAACCATTGGAAGCTTGATTTCGTTACAAATGCGATTGGATCTCAGTCAAAATGAGTTGAGTGGGGAAATTCCATCAGATTTTGGAAAACTAAACAAACTGGAAATATTAAATTTATCTCATAACAAGCTTTCTGGTTCAATTCCTTCTTCATTTGTTGAAATGGTTAGCTTGAACAGCGTCGATGTTTCGTTTAATCAGTTGAGTGGTCCTATTCCAAACATCAAGGCTTTTGAGAATGCTCCTTTTGATGCATTGAGAAACAACAGTGGTTTGTGTGGTAATCACTCTGGAGGTTTTAAACCATGTGGTTCCTTGGTTATGAACGGAAGGAAAAAAGTGAAACCAAGACTTGTGAtaattttagtttctttgttTGGTTCATTGTTTCTTTCGCTCACATTTCTTGCTATCTTTTTTCGCCTGCGAAAAAGACAAGTAGGTAATATCGAGCAGGCGGATCAACTCACAGATACAAACACAAGAAGAAACATATTCTCGGTACAGAATTACGATGGGAAACTAGTGTTCGAAGAAATAATTGAGGCAACTGAAAATTTTGACACCAATTATTGCATTGGTGCGGGAGGATATGGGAGTGTCTACAAAGCAGAATTATCGACTGGTCAGGTTGTTGCTGTGAAGAAGCTTCACTCATCAGATGAAGGCTCTGAAGTAATTGGTCTAAAATCTTTTGAAAGTGAAGTTCAAGCATTGACAGAAATCCGGCATAAGAACATCGTAAAACTCTTTGGTTTCTGCTCCAGTGTAGAGCGGAATATCTCATTCTTGATTTATGAGTTTGTAGAGAGAGGGAGTTTAAAAAAGATTTTATGCGACGGGGAACAAGCGGTAGAGTTTGATTGGATAAAGAGGTTAATATTCATCAAGGGAGCAGCTGATGCACTTTCTTACATGCACCATGACTGTATACCAGCAATAGTTCATAGGGACATATCTAGCAACAATGTCTTGTTGGATTTGGAATACGAAGCTCGTGTTTCTGATTTTGGAACTGCAAGGATATTAAAGCCTGATTCATCTAATTGGACATCACTTGCAGGAACATATGGATATGTTGCTCCAG AACTTGCCTACACAATGAAGGTAACCGAGAAGTGTGATGTTTATAGCTTTGGAGTGCTTGTCCTAGAAGTACTACATGGGAGACACCCTACTGAGACCATCGCGTTACTCTCTCCTGCTCTCCTTCCATCGttgtcatcatcatcttcaagttCAAATATTCCGGGGGAAAATACAATGTTGAAAGACATCTTGGACCAGTGCGTTGGAGCACCAACGAATGTTATGAAGAAAGAGATAATGCACTTTATGAAGGTTGGTCTCTCATGCTTACGTGGTGATCCACGTACCCGGCCAACAATGCAACAAGTATCGATAGAGCTATCACTGTCAGCTCATAGTAGGCCATCTTTTGGGAAGCCCTTTGAAACCATTACACTGGGAGACCTACTGATGGGGGATTCATAA
- the LOC113332506 gene encoding probable leucine-rich repeat receptor-like protein kinase At1g35710 isoform X2 yields the protein MNLFSIFHNHISGPIPTSISNLSNLQTLYLDRNRFSGTIPQDIGKLRSLIDLAFSKNNLTGLIPTSICNMSNLNYLYLFGNQLSGQIPQEIGRMASLTDLELAANNLNGPIPTSISNLSNLDTLYLFGNKLSGNVPVDIGRLVSLIDVQLSVNNLIGPVLVALCNLTNLRYLGVFINHFSGTIPQDIGRLQYLTELDLGTNSFHGPIPVSLCNLSNLNILRLFQNELSGPIPQEIGKLVSLTNLELSTTNLTGPIPPSLCNISSLNTLFLFENQLSGTIPNEIGKLSSLTDIELSINNLSGPIPYSLCNLTNLKILYLNQNQLSGVIPRDIGRLSSLISVALHTNNLVSTIPTFLCNSTVGTLPTLQSISLFHNQLTGPIPKQLGECSNLLYLDLRRNSLNGSIPLTIGSLISLQMRLDLSQNELSGEIPSDFGKLNKLEILNLSHNKLSGSIPSSFVEMVSLNSVDVSFNQLSGPIPNIKAFENAPFDALRNNSGLCGNHSGGFKPCGSLVMNGRKKVKPRLVIILVSLFGSLFLSLTFLAIFFRLRKRQVGNIEQADQLTDTNTRRNIFSVQNYDGKLVFEEIIEATENFDTNYCIGAGGYGSVYKAELSTGQVVAVKKLHSSDEGSEVIGLKSFESEVQALTEIRHKNIVKLFGFCSSVERNISFLIYEFVERGSLKKILCDGEQAVEFDWIKRLIFIKGAADALSYMHHDCIPAIVHRDISSNNVLLDLEYEARVSDFGTARILKPDSSNWTSLAGTYGYVAPGNREV from the exons ATGAATTTGTTTAGTATTTTTCACAATCACATTAGTGGTCCTATCCCTACTTCTATATCTAACCTGAGCAACTTACAAACTTTATACCTTGACCGGAACCGATTTTCTGGTACCATACCTCAAGATATCGGAAAGTTGAGGTCTCTCATTGACTTAGCATTTTCCAAAAACAATCTCACTGGTTTGATTCCCACATCTATATGTAACATGAGCAATCTAAACTACCTGTATCTTTTTGGAAATCAACTGTCTGGTCAGATTCCTCAAGAAATTGGAAGGATGGCATCTCTTACGGACTTGGAATTGGCCGCAAACAATCTTAATGGTCCAATTCCCACTTCTATAAGTAACCTTAGCAACCTAGATACTCTATatctttttggaaataaattatcCGGTAATGTTCCAGTAGATATTGGAAGGCTAGTATCTCTTATTGACGTTCAATTGTCCGTAAACAATCTCATTGGTCCAGTTCTTGTTGCCTTGTGCAATTTGACTAATCTAAGATATCTAGGTGTTTTTATAAATCATTTCTCTGGCACCATTCCCCAAGATATCGGAAGGCTACAATATCTTACTGAATTAGATTTAGGAACAAACAGTTTCCATGGTCCAATCCCCGTTTCTTTATGCAATTTGAGCAACTTAAACATTCTGCGCCTTTTTCAAAACGAACTCTCTGGTCCAATTCCTCAAGAAATTGGAAAGCTTGTATCTTTAACCAACTTAGAATTGTCCACCACCAATTTAACCGGTCCAATCCCTCCTTCTTTATGTAATATCAGCAGCCTAAACACATTATTCCTTTTTGAAAATCAACTTTCTGGAACCATTCCTAATGAAATCGGAAAACTAAGTTCTCTTACTGATATTGAGTTGTCGATAAATAATCTTAGTGGTCCAATCCCTTATTCTCTATGCAATCTTACCAACCTAAAAATTTTGTACCTTAACCAAAATCAACTCTCTGGTGTCATTCCTCGTGATATTGGAAGGCTTAGCTCTCTTATCAGTGTTGCTCTGCATACAAACAACCTCGTAAGTACGATCCCTACTTTTTTATGTAACTCGACAGTTGGAACGTTACCCACCTTGCAATCAATCTCTCTATTTCATAATCAACTTACCGGGCCAATACCTAAACAACTTGGAGAATGTTCAAATTTGCTCTACTTGGATTTGAGGAGAAACAGTTTAAATGGAAGCATTCCACTAACCATTGGAAGCTTGATTTCGTTACAAATGCGATTGGATCTCAGTCAAAATGAGTTGAGTGGGGAAATTCCATCAGATTTTGGAAAACTAAACAAACTGGAAATATTAAATTTATCTCATAACAAGCTTTCTGGTTCAATTCCTTCTTCATTTGTTGAAATGGTTAGCTTGAACAGCGTCGATGTTTCGTTTAATCAGTTGAGTGGTCCTATTCCAAACATCAAGGCTTTTGAGAATGCTCCTTTTGATGCATTGAGAAACAACAGTGGTTTGTGTGGTAATCACTCTGGAGGTTTTAAACCATGTGGTTCCTTGGTTATGAACGGAAGGAAAAAAGTGAAACCAAGACTTGTGAtaattttagtttctttgttTGGTTCATTGTTTCTTTCGCTCACATTTCTTGCTATCTTTTTTCGCCTGCGAAAAAGACAAGTAGGTAATATCGAGCAGGCGGATCAACTCACAGATACAAACACAAGAAGAAACATATTCTCGGTACAGAATTACGATGGGAAACTAGTGTTCGAAGAAATAATTGAGGCAACTGAAAATTTTGACACCAATTATTGCATTGGTGCGGGAGGATATGGGAGTGTCTACAAAGCAGAATTATCGACTGGTCAGGTTGTTGCTGTGAAGAAGCTTCACTCATCAGATGAAGGCTCTGAAGTAATTGGTCTAAAATCTTTTGAAAGTGAAGTTCAAGCATTGACAGAAATCCGGCATAAGAACATCGTAAAACTCTTTGGTTTCTGCTCCAGTGTAGAGCGGAATATCTCATTCTTGATTTATGAGTTTGTAGAGAGAGGGAGTTTAAAAAAGATTTTATGCGACGGGGAACAAGCGGTAGAGTTTGATTGGATAAAGAGGTTAATATTCATCAAGGGAGCAGCTGATGCACTTTCTTACATGCACCATGACTGTATACCAGCAATAGTTCATAGGGACATATCTAGCAACAATGTCTTGTTGGATTTGGAATACGAAGCTCGTGTTTCTGATTTTGGAACTGCAAGGATATTAAAGCCTGATTCATCTAATTGGACATCACTTGCAGGAACATATGGATATGTTGCTCCAG GTAACCGAGAAGTGTGA